The following are from one region of the Salmo trutta chromosome 22, fSalTru1.1, whole genome shotgun sequence genome:
- the gadd45ab gene encoding growth arrest and DNA-damage-inducible, alpha, b isoform X2 — MDSVAKALEEVLSSALPQGCITVGVYEAAKSLNVDPDNVVLCLLATDEEQVEDVALQIHFTLIQAFCCENDINILRVSNMRRLAEILGGVKSGGEPMDMHCVLVTNPQLTTWKDPALSKVNLFCRDSRILDQWVPIINLPD, encoded by the exons ATGGATTCGGTGGCTAAAGCACTGGAGGAGGTCCTCAGCTCCGCGTTACCTCAGGGTTGCATCACTGTCGGGGTATACGAGGCAGCCAAATCACTCAATGT TGACCCGGATAATGTGGTGTTGTGCCTCCTGGCTACGGACGAGGAACAGGTAGAAGACGTGGCCCTCCAGATCCACTTCACCCTTATCCAGGCGTTCTGCTGCGAGAACGACATCAACATCCTGCGGGTCAGCAACATGAGGCGCCTCGCTGAGATCCTTGGAGGAGTGAAGTCAGGAGGAGAGCCAATGGACATGCACTGTGTACTAGTTACT AACCCCCAGTTGACCACGTGGAAGGACCCAGCACTGAGCAAAGTGAATCTCTTCTGTAGAGACAGTCGAATCCTGGACCAGTGGGTCCCCATCATCAACCTACCTGACTGA
- the gadd45ab gene encoding growth arrest and DNA-damage-inducible, alpha, b isoform X1, with translation MCNMTFEETSGENSTERMDSVAKALEEVLSSALPQGCITVGVYEAAKSLNVDPDNVVLCLLATDEEQVEDVALQIHFTLIQAFCCENDINILRVSNMRRLAEILGGVKSGGEPMDMHCVLVTNPQLTTWKDPALSKVNLFCRDSRILDQWVPIINLPD, from the exons ATGTGCAATATGACTTTTGAGGAAACCAGCGGAGAAAACTCTACAGAAAG GATGGATTCGGTGGCTAAAGCACTGGAGGAGGTCCTCAGCTCCGCGTTACCTCAGGGTTGCATCACTGTCGGGGTATACGAGGCAGCCAAATCACTCAATGT TGACCCGGATAATGTGGTGTTGTGCCTCCTGGCTACGGACGAGGAACAGGTAGAAGACGTGGCCCTCCAGATCCACTTCACCCTTATCCAGGCGTTCTGCTGCGAGAACGACATCAACATCCTGCGGGTCAGCAACATGAGGCGCCTCGCTGAGATCCTTGGAGGAGTGAAGTCAGGAGGAGAGCCAATGGACATGCACTGTGTACTAGTTACT AACCCCCAGTTGACCACGTGGAAGGACCCAGCACTGAGCAAAGTGAATCTCTTCTGTAGAGACAGTCGAATCCTGGACCAGTGGGTCCCCATCATCAACCTACCTGACTGA